The Tepidisphaeraceae bacterium genome includes a window with the following:
- a CDS encoding energy-coupling factor transporter transmembrane component T: MNPSLPPSSAPRDASAVVDSSRFTRDEMRRVGTATLMLVVGGYAIILGITIMMGFYSSLAHSGPKAVLDGAVIALLLHRGRWRCWTLAGVVYAFTLLLLLGNPYVFGVIVMAGLFSAAIGRATDPLGRTTAIAVAAVAYEILAGFGMPIRILLSTTGDEPILWGLWFAEWPLRAIGALLGVWLALRFLRRRTSESPGAISESTTSTVPIDAARALKTQPIATAYVKGAPAAGLRLAMSIVACFLPVMIESWAVLGAIAGAYVIYALWAGLRWRVLHTLAGLAYGWLVFAIASYAWHRDLDRSIDMLRTFALRFAPLALSSAVLVTTVRPVDMVRLLRACFVPAVVIFPLSHVFRGIPQSRREFGHSIAQMRRDGTWRGPLSLFRRPRAIARGLLGPQFRRWADQLAE; this comes from the coding sequence ATGAATCCGTCGTTGCCGCCATCTTCTGCACCTCGCGACGCGTCGGCCGTTGTCGACTCCTCGCGCTTCACCCGCGATGAAATGCGGCGGGTTGGCACCGCCACCCTCATGCTCGTGGTGGGGGGATACGCGATCATCCTCGGCATCACCATTATGATGGGCTTCTACAGCTCGCTGGCCCACAGCGGGCCCAAGGCGGTGCTGGACGGGGCCGTTATCGCGCTGCTGTTGCACCGCGGGCGATGGCGTTGCTGGACATTGGCAGGGGTGGTGTACGCGTTCACGCTGTTGCTGCTGCTGGGCAATCCGTACGTGTTCGGTGTCATCGTGATGGCGGGGCTATTCAGCGCCGCGATCGGTCGCGCGACCGACCCCCTGGGCCGCACGACTGCGATCGCGGTGGCGGCGGTGGCGTACGAGATTCTGGCCGGATTCGGCATGCCGATCCGCATCCTGCTATCCACCACTGGCGACGAGCCGATCCTCTGGGGCCTGTGGTTCGCCGAGTGGCCACTGCGGGCGATCGGCGCGCTGCTCGGCGTCTGGCTGGCACTGCGGTTCCTGCGCCGGCGGACTTCGGAATCTCCCGGAGCGATTTCCGAATCAACCACTTCAACCGTTCCGATCGATGCTGCGCGTGCGTTGAAGACCCAGCCGATTGCAACCGCATACGTTAAGGGTGCGCCAGCCGCGGGCCTGCGGCTGGCGATGTCGATAGTGGCGTGCTTCCTGCCGGTGATGATCGAGTCGTGGGCCGTGCTCGGCGCGATTGCCGGCGCGTACGTCATTTATGCGTTGTGGGCCGGCCTGCGGTGGCGGGTGCTGCACACGCTGGCGGGGCTGGCGTACGGCTGGCTGGTCTTCGCGATCGCCAGTTACGCCTGGCATCGGGATCTGGATCGTTCGATCGACATGCTGCGCACGTTCGCGCTGCGATTCGCGCCGTTGGCGCTGTCGTCGGCCGTGCTGGTGACGACGGTTCGCCCGGTGGACATGGTGCGCCTGTTGCGGGCGTGCTTCGTGCCAGCGGTGGTCATCTTCCCGCTGTCGCACGTCTTCCGCGGCATCCCACAGAGCCGGCGCGAGTTTGGCCACAGCATCGCGCAGATGCGCCGCGACGGCACCTGGCGCGGCCCGCTCTCCTTGTTCCGCCGCCCCCGCGCCATTGCCCGCGGGTTGCTCGGTCCGCAGTTCCGCAGGTGGGCAGACCAACTTGCGGAGTGA